DNA from Neovison vison isolate M4711 chromosome 12, ASM_NN_V1, whole genome shotgun sequence:
AGAGAAGGTCTTTCCACGACCTGAGGAGGAGGCTCTGCCAAGGATGGAGGCCAGGATGCGTGCATAGGAGATGACAATGAGCACCATGGGGCTGAGCAGCACCACGATGGCATCGGCAAAGATCATCTTCAGACTAAACTGAGGGTCTCCACAAGAGAGAGCGATTACTATGGGGGCCTCACAGAAGAAGTTTTCTATGTGGTTGTCTCTACAGAAGGGATTCCGGAATGACAGATACTCAAGAAAGATGCCATTGATCAGCCCGAAGAACCAGGCAGTACTCACCAGCTTCACACAAACCTGCCGGCTCATGATCTGGGCATAGCTGAGTGGGTGGCAGATGGCAACATAACGGTCATAGGCCATAAAAGCCAAGAGGATGCACTCGGCCACACCTGCACAGAAGACCAAGTACATCTGGGTCGAGCAAGAGACAAAGGAGACAATATGGTTCTTGACCACCAGGTGGATCAGCATCTgtgggatggtggtggtgatgaagcAGACATCCAGGaaggacaggtggccaaggaagaagtacatggggctGTTGAGCCTGGGGTCTGTCCAGGTGATGAAGATGATGAGGCCATTCATGGCCATGGCAAGGCTGTAGAGGGCTAGGAAGAGTGCAAAGAGCAATGCCCGAGTGGAAGAGGAGCTCTGTTCAAAGCCCACGAGGATAAACTCTGTCACTGTGCTGCTATTCCTTAGGTCCACTGTCTTGGACCTGCTTGATGAGGTAGAACAGGAAAGGCAAAGGTGAGACAGTTGTAGGGGAATATAAGGTACTCACCTGGGCCAAGAGATGCAGCTATAGAAGAAAAATGAGTAGTGGCAGACATGTTGGAACTTTAGTAAACTATGTAATTGGCAATGTGGAGCAGTGAAAATGCCAGTGTCACTATAGGCTGCATACATAGAATTGTAATATCAAAAATTGAGGACACAAAGGATATACTTTCTTCTGGTTTGGCCAGGCCTCAAATGAAGTACTGCATCTGCTCCAGGGCCATAAATATTGAAGGGTTGGCCAGTAACCAAAATGTGTTCAGAGATGCAAAACTAGGGTGGTTGGGCCAGGAACCCATGCCAAATGAGGACAGGtttaagaaatgaagaatttaaGGAATGAAGTATTTGAGGGGAGGGCATGACGGTTGTTAGCTGATAGAAGATCATATTTAGGAAGTACTTGGGAGATGTTTAAAGACAtatttttctagaagaaaaaatgctcagtctagtgtatatatttaaaatgatgaatgGTTTGAAGTTTCAGAGGAAACAGTCACATTCTAGCCTTCAGCATTGCCCCTTAAGGGAGAATAATTTGCAAAACTCTGGGAACCGCCACGCTTACCCTCTTCCCAGACTCCCTCTCCCAGTAGTTTGTGCTGCTGTGTCCACCACCCATGCAGTGCATGCTGGAGATGGGGCCTGGCTCTAAGCTCTCACATGCTTTCCCAATAGGATACAATTTTCCTACAGGGGTTGGAACTTAGGGATAAGCACTTTTGGGTGGAAAGGATGCATCCATTGCTGTGAGACCAGGGAAGCTGTGAACAGGGCATAAATTTAGCCTTTCTGGAATGAAAACTTTGATCTGTCCCTTTGCTTCCAGGATTAGTCTTATTCTTTTCCCGTCATTGGAGAATGAACATTCAGAATTCTTATGTTCTTTTCTCATTATTGTGACTTTTAGGAAGTCATTATGTTCATGTTAAATCTCTCTTGTACTCTTCATCTTGTCTTGGAGTTAGGATGTCAGATAGATCCCTTCTACTTTCAGATGCTTATAGATGGTTAGCATATTCCTTCTTAACCTTCAGTTCTGCCAACCactcttcttcatttccttttctctcgcTCCTTTTTCTACACATTCTTACTCTACCCCCTCTGATAgtctttccccctcctttctccacttccacttctcactcttttcttctccctctccctttctcataTTTGGTGTGGCTATCTGCCACTCAGCTACCTCTGATTGGACTGCCCTCTCTTCTCCATGATTTAAACATCTCATGTTGCCTATCTTAATTTTAGAAGAGACCTACCCCATTAACTGCTACTCTTTTCCATATTGGATTCCTAATAGATGATTTCCTGATAGGTTAAGGCAGTAGGCCATTCCCATCGTCTGTACTTTGGAACATTCCCCTTGAACTGTACCTAGAACTTCTCCTCTTTGGGGCCCAGAAAGGGCAGGGAGGGTCAGAGACCAATGTTTAACCCAAGAAGCGGCCTGGAATCATGGGCCCAATGGACATGCTGGGTTTGAGGTCAGAACCTGGGCAAGGGAAGGCAGTGAGCTATGCTCCAGATAAACCTGGGACTTGCCCAAGAAAAAACTGAAGTTCAACTGAAGAAAACACTAGGGTCTATAGCAGTATATAAATGCTTATTGTGGTTCACTGTCccagaaaaatattccatgataACCAGCATCTAGTGCCCTGTTAACTACTAGGGTTAACCAGTCAAGcatttgtataaataaatagGATAATGACTTGAAAATCACATCCTacctcattctgtttcttggCTAGTGATGATGTTTATCACTGAATCACTGCagcaaataatagagaaaatccCATGGTGTTTGAAGAAGAACTGGTCCAGGGAGGATGGTCTGACCAGGTGGGCCACTCTGGAAGAGAATTGTGGTGATGACCTCATTAGTTCTTCAACATCCATACCATAGATGATGAATGTTTacttaaataataatactaaGTTACATATGTATTGCACGTTAACTGTCACATATTCCACTTGTTAATAAGCTTACTTGCTCTTACTTTTTCATAGTATATGTTTTGACCTTCTCAGGACTTTTAATTTTGTCCCAGTGCTAACTGAATTTTAGCACCTTGACTCGAAAATCACATGCTCTCTTAACCGTTATTTGAAGAAACACaagcaagaaaataaagcatTCATTCTCCTTTAGCTGTAGACAATCTCATATTACTCTGTAACACAAAACATGTCCTTGTGGTTGTTTCTGACAAAGAATTTTCTGAGACTGGACATCAGAAATTGTTGCTATGTGCTTTAAACCTAATTGTGAACctctaaaatatcatttttattggTGGCCTTAATGATGGCCATTGTAATATTTAAATTGATCTGTTTCCAGAAAGGTGTAGATTATGAGATTTCTCTGTTAAACCAGCAGAGGATTATAGGATTTTCTCATGCCAAGGGTatagatagaaaataaataaccACCCATGACCCCTTGAACTTCTTGTTTAAAGAGTCAAGGGTCTGTAATctcatttaaattaataatagtTTATAAAGTAGTTCACACATGCCATGACTTTTTATTGTaatttaagtatataatttaatCTCATTGAAGAACCTTTGTTATGTTGGACAATGTAGTTGAGCACAGTTTGGCAATAGCGTTCTAAGGTATAGGTTTTCAGCTGTGGGTCTAGACTGGCTTCAGAGCTGACTAATTTACTGTtttgattccttttattttttattttatttatttattccaatttatttattttcagaaaaacattattcattattttttcaccacacccagtgctccatgcaatctgtgccctctataatacccgccacctggtaccccaacctcccacaccccccgccacttcaaacccctcagattgtttttcagagtccatagtctctcatgattcacctcgccttccaatttaccccaactcccttctcctctctaagaccccttgtcctccatgatatttgttatgctccacaaataagtgaaaccatatgataattgactctctctgcttgacttacttcactcagcataacctcttccagtccggtccatgttgctacaaaagttggttattcaaactcaacacacacgaaacaggcaaacatatcaaaaaatgggcagaagatatgaacagacacttttctaatcaagacatacaaatggctatcagacacatgaaaaaatgttcatcatcactagccctcagggagattcaaattaaaaccacattgagatatcaccttacaccagttagaatggccaaaattaacaaaacaggaaacaacatgtattggagaggatgtggagaaaggggaaccctcttccactgttggtgggaatgcaagttggtgcagcctctttggagaacagtgtggagattcctcaagaaattaaaaatagaacttccctgtgaccctgccattgcactcctgggtatttaccccaaagatacagatgtcgtgaaaagaagggccatctgtaccccaatgtttatagcagcaatggccacagtcgccaaactatggaaagaaccaagatgcccttcaacggacgaatggataaggaagatgtggtccatatacactatggagtattatgcctccatcagaaaggatgaatacccaacttttgtagcaacatggaccggactggaagagattatgctgattcCTTCTAGAACCACTTATAAGCAAAATAGAACTGTTCCAAAGTTCCAAGAGCCTCACAACAGAGCAGGGATTTGTGTTAGAGGACCAGCCAACACGAAAGTGGAAGTAGGACTGTTTTAATATCTTATACCGTATGGTTAACTGTAGACTTAATGGGATTAGAGAACAGAACGCTAGATACTATTGGGGTAGGGTAGATAGGGAAGAAGTTCTTCCATATTCCTGGTGTTTCCTTTCACCTGGATGAAATTGTGATAGCACTCTTgacctttctcttccttattcaCACTGATCGGTGGGGAATGGAGTGGCTTACCAGATTGGTGATTTTAGAAGGAGAAACCAAGCATGTGTTTTCTATCCCTTTCCTTTCACCTTCCTCTTGGGAGTGAGTTGCTTTCTTCAGGGCAGGCTCTACTCCTGTTTGAGGAGGCTTTGTGGCTGTATGTTCCTGCTAGTTACCAGGGAATAGGTTTTCTGTCCAATTCTCTGCTTCTGAATTAGGAAGTCCAATGACTTCAATGTCTGCTTTGTTATTAGTAAAGGTAATGTTTTAACCTCCACCTGCAgactctgtcttatttctcagatTCAGAACCAGGTGGGaagagccattttttttaaaaaaaatattttttttaaaatttcttttcagtgttccagaattcattgtttatgcaccacacctagtgcttcCCGCAATACctaccctccataatactcaccaccaggctcaaccaacccctcaccccccccaaaaccctcagttcatttcgcagagtccacagtctctcatggttcatctctccctctaaTTTTCCcaaattcacttctcctctcctccccatgtcctccatgttattccttatgctccacaaataagcaaaaccatatgataattgactctctctgcttgacttatttcactcagcgtaatctcccccagtcctgtccacgttgatacaaaagttgggtattcatcctttctgatggaggcataatactccattgtatatatggaccgtatcttcttcatccatctgttgaagggcatcttggttctttccacagtttggcgactgtgaccattgctgctaggaacattggggtacagatagcccttcttttcactacacctttatctttagggtaaatacccaatagtgcaattgcagggtcatagggaagctctatttttaatttcttaaggaatctccacactgttccaaactggctgcaccaacttgcattaagagggttcccctttctccacatcctctccaacacatgttgtttactgtcttgttaattttggccattctaactgatgtaaagTGGTagctcagtgtggttttgatttgaatctccctgatggctagtgatgatgaacattttttcatatgtctgatagccatttgtatgtcttctttggagaagtgtctgtccatgtcttctgtccattttttgaagtgattaactgttttgtgtgtgttgaatttgaggagttctttatagatcttggatatcagccctttgtctgtactgtcatttgcaaataccttctcccattctgtgggttgcctctttgttttgttgactgtttcctttgctgtacagaagcttttgatcttgttgaagtccccaaagttcattttcacttttgtttcctttgcttttggagacatgtcttgaaagaagttgctgtggccaatgttgatgCTCGGCTGATGAccgaggttactgcctatgttctgctgtaggattctgatgggttcctgcctcatgttgaggtcttttatccatttcgagtttatctttgtgtatggtgtaagagaatggtcgaatttcattcttctacacatagctgtccaattttcccttcaacatagtattagaagtcctagcaacagcaatcagacaacaaagagaaataaaaggtattcgaattggcaatgaagaagtcaaactctctctcttcacagatgacatgatactttatatggaaaacccaaaagattccacccccaaactactagaactcatacagcagttcagtaatgtagcaggatacaaaatcaatgcacagaaataagttgctttcttatacaataaaaatgaaaatactaaaagggaaattagagaattgatttcatttactatagcaccaagaaccataagatacctgggaataaaacgaatcaaagaggtaaagcatACAGAGTACAGGAACAGGTAAAGTTCCTGcattcaaggaactacagaacactcatgaaagaaattgaagaagacacaaaaagatggaagaccattccatgttcatggattggaagaataagcattgttaaaatgtctatactgcctagagcaatgtatactttcaatgccattccaatcaaaattccaccagcatttttcaaagagctggaacaaacaatcctagaacttgtatgaaaccagaagagaccccaaattgctaaggaaatgttgaaaaaggaaaacaaaactgggggcatcacattgcctgatttcaagctttactacaaagctgtgatcaccaagacagcatggtactggcacaaaaacagacagatagaccagtggaacagagtagagagtccagatatggaccctcaactttatggtcaaataatctttgacaagtCAGGAAAAAATACCCCGTGGAATAAAGAGCAGTGTTACTTACTGCACCCCTTAAAATCCCTAACAATTGTTAGTGATATAATCAcatatatggaaataaaatttaaacaaaaatgtgtTAGAGCTTTGATTACAACAACAAGAAACCATGAGTTACAGAGATGTCTGGGAAGATCCTGAGAGGGAGGATTTCTCTGATACATGCATGCTGAATGCTCAAGGTATAGTGCTGGTGAGTTCAGGGAGAGAAGTCTACATTCCTTGAACCCAGGAGGACAATGAACAAAGTGTGCTATTGTAGCCTACATGGGTGGGAAAATGTCTCATTGTAATGTTAAGGTTTTGATTCCTGTCCTACTCACCAAAGAGAAGCAGGATACTGTTGAAATACATTCAACAGTTAGCCACAACGTTTCTGTAGCTTTCCTAGCATGCTATGACCACAGGAAAGAAAATATCACACAGCACAGTATCATTTATTCTGGAGAGTATGTTTGTTTTAGGAATGAAAATGGTTCACTTAATTTGTAAATTAACTTATCAGCCTTGTTTAAAATCATGCGTGTTCTTAGAAAGCTTCAGCTTCTGTAAGGGTTGGCCATCTTCTTGCAGGTCTGGTGTAAATAAAATGTGCCTCTAGTAATTTCACATCTAACACAGCTTGAAATCTAGTTTCTCTTCTGCATGCTCTAATCCCTTCCCTTTTTTTGGATTAAACACATAATTTCATGACCTGAAAGCCAAAAGCACTATTTTCCTGAACAGAAAAACTTTAAGGTGGTTATATTTATCCTGGGGTTCATTGAGCTCTAGGGAATCAGAAGATTCAGTGTGTCCATGCTTCTCTGAAATGTTGtatgaaaatgtgtgtgtgagagcacTTTTCTTGagagtaaaatgaagaaaaacatattTGTGGGTATGGTAGTTGTGAAGATTAAGaagaaatttattcattcaatcaaaaatgtgtgtgtgtgtgtgtgaattacaCAGAAACATATTTGTAGTAGGGAAAATGCTCAACAAATCTAAAGTTTCCTTTTCTAGGTCActggataaataaaaaacattacttaagacatttacatttttaaatgtcagtaaTCTTCAAAATGCCTGAAGCCTTTTGAAAACTGAATCtgcaaattaaaaatgtatttccagggacgcttgggtggcgcagttggttggacgactgcctccggctcagggcgtgatcctggagtcccgggatcgagtcccacatcgggctcccagctccatggggagtctgcttcgctctctgaccttctcctcgctcattctctctctcactgtctctctctctcaaataaataaaataaaaaatctaaaaaaaaaaatgtatttccaagCATTGTTACATTCTGGGGGAGCATGCAGTACAGCTGGGGGTAGGGATATGTTACGATATGTGATTTAACTGCACGGTGATATGGTTAAGAGCTCCTGTAGGGCTTCAGTAAAATGCTACAGTATTGCAGAgtaataaaataatgacataCTCAAGGAAAAAGTgtgtaagaagaaaaaacatcAGCTCGAGAAAAAATAGCTGCTAATGACTGACAGATTCAGAGGTTGTTCTCAGAAAAGTGCATTTTTGGGCACTTGGATggctagttggttaagcaaatgccttcggctcaggtcatgaccttggagtcccaggatggagtcgggcattgggctccttgccagaaaaatataattgtttttccttctgattttgtACATTATTCAGAATGCCCTGTAAttgtggcatttctttttttttttttaagattttatttattaatttgacagagagaaatcacaagtagacggagaggcagacagagagagagagagagggaagcaggctccctgctgagcagagagcccgatgcggggctcgatcccaggatcctgagatcatgacctgagccgaaggcagtggcttaacccactgagccacccaggcgccccaattgtggcatttctaaagatttttttaaaaaaacattttgtttatttatttgagacagtgtgagagcaagagcacaagtgggtgtgtgtggggggtggcagagggagagggagaagcaggatccctgtcagcggggagcccaacttggggcttgacgccaggaccctgggatcctggtcaaagacagatacttaagcgactgagccacccagatgcccctaaagatTTACAATTTGAGAAGTAACTTTGGAATCCCATGATTTTCACGAACAGAGCTGTATGAAATTTGAGGAATTTAGGAATAAAATTGGAAGGCAATGGAAAAGAAATTTTGCCATGTAGAACCTAACAAAGTTGTATAGACAAAAGCATATGGATCCATGGCTGAGAAGATATTTGGAAGACTCATGTAAATGACTTTTAAGGAAGGACAGCTAATCATCAGTGTGAACCCCTGGAGAGTTCTGCTGGCAACTCTGTTACAACTTAGCAACATTTCTCAACGTCTTAGGAACTCACTTTAGCTgtgtttctctatttcctttgctgtgcagaaggttttgatcttgatgaagtcctaaaagttcattttttgcttttgtttcctttgcctttggagccatatcttgaaagaagttgctgtggctgatgttgaagaggttactgcctatgttctcctctaggattttgatagattcctgcctcatgttgaggtcttttatctatttcgagttaatctttgtgtatggtgtaagagaatggtcaagtttcatttttctatacatagctgtccaattttcccagcaccatttattgaagagactgtcttttttccactggattttttttgggctttgtcaaagattatttgacatagagttgtgggtccatatctggagtctctactctgttccactggtctatctgtctgtttttgtgccagtaccatgctgtcttggtgatcacagctttgtagtaaagcttgaaatcaggcaatgtgatgcccccagttttgttttcctttttcaacatttccttagcaatttggggtctcttctggtttcatacaagttctaggattgtttgttccagctctttgaaaaatgctggtggaattttgattggaatggcattgaaagtatacattgctctaggcagtatagacattttaacaatgcttattcttccaatccatgaacatggaatggtcttccatctttttgtgtcttcttcaatttctttcatgagtgttctgcagttacccaagtacagatcctttacctctttgattcgttttattcccaggtatcttatggttcttggtactatagtaaatggaatttatattttttatatatatttctgtgcattgattttgtatcctgacacattactgaactgctgtatgagttctagtagtttgggggtggaatcttttgagttttccatataaagtatcatgtcatctgtgaagagagagagtttgacttcttcattgccaatttgaataacttttatttctctttgttgtctgattactgttgctaggacttctaatactatgttgaacaagactggtgaaagtgggcatccttgttgtgttcctgatatcaaagggaaggctgtcagattttccccattgagaatgatatttattgtgggtttttcatagattttatgaaattgaggaattttccttctatccctatactttgaaaactTTTAATCAGGAAGAGATCCTGTATTTTGTctaatgcattttctgcatcaattgagaggaccatgtggttctgcacagcaaaagaaacagtcaacaaaacaaagaggcaacccacagaatgggagaagatatttgcaaatcacagtacagacaaagggctgatatccaagatctttaaagaactcaaactcaacacatacaaaacagatgatcacgttaaaaaatggaaagaagacatggacagacacttc
Protein-coding regions in this window:
- the LOC122890947 gene encoding olfactory receptor 10AD1-like, which produces MSSLPYKQAAGLQQNSLHPHSMTVDPSSGPEISTANVITFMYQSPWRRSKTVDLRNSSTVTEFILVGFEQSSSSTRALLFALFLALYSLAMAMNGLIIFITWTDPRLNSPMYFFLGHLSFLDVCFITTTIPQMLIHLVVKNHIVSFVSCSTQMYLVFCAGVAECILLAFMAYDRYVAICHPLSYAQIMSRQVCVKLVSTAWFFGLINGIFLEYLSFRNPFCRDNHIENFFCEAPIVIALSCGDPQFSLKMIFADAIVVLLSPMVLIVISYARILASILGRASSSGRGKTFSTCASHLTVVILLYTSAMFSYMNPRSTHGPDKDKPFSLLYTIITPMCNPIIYSFRNKEMKGAMMRALRRTSLL